One Augochlora pura isolate Apur16 chromosome 10, APUR_v2.2.1, whole genome shotgun sequence DNA window includes the following coding sequences:
- the LOC144475690 gene encoding tyrosine-protein phosphatase 99A isoform X1 — protein MSWARIVSAAQLVAAVAVILRILLTSADPIAYTDEQTYEQTTYLVPISSTENDSDIYRAPTKPLNLSSHDITSTTIELSWSEPERANGIITGYRIYYMQANYTDVQTYKTDNYDGSIIDFVLKELKPHTKYKIWVKAYTWKNEGEPSDHIIRQTDIAGPGAPLILNVSCQTHDSVYIQWARPSIFWGSIDYYFIKYRIENDNRYEEIEVLTEKDHLESATVIPNLTMNTVYEIVVHGGTRSAIDNQLIIAGEDSIPRKVRATRDCDKIPPLLPHSTRRFSSGVIAGMVCACLAVMLMITSFVLWKPCLRPIFRKCFHTAYYFLGYPPRSAPMLQEWENTEQDGERTAVAIHKFVQHVARLHADSDIGFSKEFEFIESDTDEFPAKNSLYVENQPKNRYVNIFAYDHTRVQLLSCDGGPPKKGHDYVNANYIDGWQRARAYIGTQGPLPSTFDGFWRMVWEQRVYIIVMITNLVERGRKKCDMYWPKKGSETYGYIQVTLLREDVMATYTIRTLRIRHLKPMTQVKKRKNGVNMGERVIWQYHYTGWPDHGVPEHPLPVLSFIRKSSNANPTDAGPIVVHCSAGVGRTGTYIVIDAMLKQAKCKNEVNVFGFLKHIRTQRKFLVQTEQQYVFIHHALQEAIESGETNIEEENLMQYVQDMLSPNNTNTDAWNSMEAQYKLVTSWKPKEENIESALKPYNLHKNRNQEVVSIETARVHLTPKPGVDGSDYINATWIAGFHRNREFIITQHPMENTIMEFWQIMWDYNAQTVVMLTECNDEYPEFWPTEGNDLESETFRVRFCGIKETAGGMILREVAVRSLQDDYELSAKIVQGPRSHPCFWPHNTNPQPLVTLIHNLHRDYQNGPIVVMDRYGGIEAAVFVLLITLNKQLEFEKHADIYMFAKLLYMKRPGVFRTKEDYMLLYQCLEATLSSKGHDEPDLYSMANGHVSTMTDPTDVPTLSMQHMQIDYSPKPTMIREYATVEVNTMADYTVPIRVEHSMEPCSSRSSESCLSTHAGNEHEKSIVMTHRNVSYHNHPGSVSVIVDANGYVTNGSMRVPPEGMEASCKMLPQ, from the exons CACCAACCAAACCATTGAACCTCTCGTCTCATGACATCACCTCCACCACCATCGAATTGTCATGGTCCGAACCCGAGCGGGCCAATGGAATTATTACCGGTTATCGCATCTATTACATGCAGGCCAATTATACGGATGTTCAGACGTACAAGACCGACAACTACGATGGCTCCATCATCGATTTCGTCTTAAAGGAACTGA AGCCCCACACCAAGTACAAAATATGGGTGAAGGCGTACACATGGAAGAACGAGGGCGAGCCTTCGGATCACATAATTCGGCAAACGGACATCGCTGGACCCGGAGCACCGTTGATCTTGAATGTTAGCTGCCAGACCCACGACTCCGTCTACATCCAATGGGCCAGGCCAAGCATCTTTTGGGGCTCAATCGACTACTATTTCATCAAGTACCGGATCGAGAACGACAACCGTTACGAGGAGATTGAAGTGCTTACCGAGAAAGACCACCTTGAGAGCGCA ACGGTCATACCGAACTTGACGATGAACACGGTTTACGAGATTGTGGTACATGGAGGCACACGAAGCGCTATTGACAACCAACTGATCATCGCCGGAGAAGATTCCATCCCACGGAAGGTGCGAGCTACGCGCGATTGCGACAAAATTCCACCATTGTTGCCCCACAGCACCAGAAGGTTCAGCAGCGGAGTGATTGCCGGAATGGTCTGCGCTTGTCTAGCGGTGATGCTGATGATAACATCCTTCGTCTTGTGGAA GCCTTGCCTGAGGCCAATTTTCAGGAAATGCTTCCACACCGCTTACTACTTCCTCGGCTATCCGCCACGGAGCGCGCCCATGCTTCAGGAATGGGAGAACACAGAACAGGACGGCGAACGCACCGCTGTTGCCATACATAAATTCGTGCAGCACGTTGCCAGACTCCATGCAGACAGTGACATCGGGTTCAGCAAGGAGTTCGAGTTCATCGAATCGGACACCGACGAATTCCCAGCAAAGAACTCGCTCTACGTCGAGAACCAACCGAAGAACCGATACGTGAACATATTCGCCT ACGATCATACGAGAGTGCAATTGTTGTCATGCGACGGAGGTCCACCTAAGAAAGGTCATGATTATGTGAATGCGAATTACATCGATGGCTGGCAACGTGCTCGTGCTTATATTGGAACACAGGGTCCTCTACCATCAACATTCGATGGATTCTGGCGCATGGTGTGGGAACAGAGAGTATATATTATCGTAATGATCACCAATCTCGTTGAACGCGGACGT AAAAAATGTGATATGTACTGGCCTAAGAAGGGATCCGAGACTTACGGTTACATCCAAGTGACCCTGCTAAGGGAAGACGTGATGGCGACCTACACCATTCGCACTCTCCGGATCCGTCATCTGAAG CCTATGACGCAGGtgaaaaaacgaaagaatgGCGTAAACATGGGCGAACGAGTCATCTGGCAGTACCATTACACCGGTTGGCCGGACCACGGAGTGCCAGAACATCCTCTGCCGGTCCTGAGCTTCATTCGAAAATCTTCCAACGCCAATCCTACGGACGCTGGACCGATCGTTGTCCACTGCAG CGCCGGAGTCGGACGCACCGGTACCTACATCGTGATAGACGCCATGCTGAAGCAGGCAAAATGCAAGAACGAAGTGAACGTGTTTGGATTCTTGAAGCATATCCGCACCCAGCGAAAATTCTTGGTCCAGACCGAACAGCAGTACGTGTTCATCCATCATGCTCTACAAGAGGCTATCGAGAGTGGCGAAACCAACATCGAGGAGGAAAATCTCATGCAATACGTACAGGACATGTTGAGCCCAAATAACACCAACACGGACGCATGGAACAGCATGGAAGCACAGTACAAA TTGGTAACTTCGTGGAAACCAAAGGAGGAGAACATCGAATCAGCGCTAAAACCCTACAATCTCCACAAGAATCGCAATCAAGAAGTTGTCTCTATCGAAACTGCTCGAGTTCACCTAACACCGAAGCCAGGAGTTGACGGAAGCGATTACATCAATGCCACGTGGATCGCTG GTTTCCACCGCAATCGAGAATTTATCATCACTCAACACCCTATGGAGAACACGATCATGGAATTCTGGCAAATCATGTGGGACTATAACGCGCAAACCGTAGTCATGTTAACCGAATGTAACGAT GAATATCCTGAATTTTGGCCTACCGAAGGAAACGATTTAGAGTCTGAGACCTTCCGCGTTCGATTCTGCGGAATTAAGGAAACCGCGGGTGGAATGATCCTCCGCGAGGTTGCAGTCCGATCCCTGCAAGACGATTACGAACTGAGTGCCAAAATTGTCCAAGGGCCACGATCTCATCCCTGTTTCTGGCCCCATAACACGAACCCGCAGCCGCTTGTTACTTTGATCCATAACCTCCACCGTGACTACCAAAACGGCCCTATCGTAGTGATGGATAG GTATGGCGGCATCGAAGCTGCTGTATTCGTTCTCCTTATCACCCTGAACAAGCAACTGGAGTTTGAGAAGCATGCTGACATTTACATGTTCGCGAAGCTGTTGTACATGAAGAGACCCGGCGTCTTCCGCACAAAG GAGGATTACATGCTGTTGTACCAATGCCTAGAGGCTACACTGTCGTCGAAGGGCCACGACGAGCCAGATCTGTACAGTATGGCGAACGGCCATGTGTCCACCATGACAGATCCTACTGACGTGCCGACCTTGTCCATGCAGCACATGCAGATAGATTATTCACCGAAACCAACAATGATTCGCGAGTACGCAACGGTCGAAGTTAACACCATGGCCGATTACACGGTACCGATCCGAGTAGAACACTCGATGGAGCCGTGCAGTAGCAGAAGCAGCGAGAGCTGTTTGTCGACGCATGCCGGCAACGAGCATGAGAAAAGTATCGTCATGACCCACCGGAACGTCAGTTATCACAATCATCCGGGAAGCGTTTCTGTGATCGTTGACGCGAACGGGTACGTCACCAACGGCAGCATGCGCGTACCACCAGAAGGTATGGAGGCGAGTTGCAAGATGTTGCCTCAATGA